The DNA segment ACCCCGCTCGTAGATCCGGGCGAGCGGCGATCCCTCGCCGAGCCCGTAGTCGAAGTCGTGATCGGCCACGATCGCCTCGGCCTCACTACCCCACGCCGCAAAGGAGACCTCGGGGTGGCGGCTCCGAATCACGTCGGGATAGTTTCGGAAACACTCCGGGACTGCTCCTACGCCCCGCGTCGGCGTGACCGCGGGCCAGTAGACTGGCATCCCTTCCCGTATCGTCCCGATCCACTCGTCGGGAACCGGCGGGTCGGACCAGCTCGATGGCTCCGTGTACTGACCGGTATGGGTCGGCATCACCAGCGTCCCCGAGTCGGTTACGACCTCACGGAGCGCGTCACAGACCGCCTGCGGGCCGCCACAGGTCCATCCCAGCGCGTTTAGCGACGCGTGAACGAGCACCATCTCGCCGTCCTTGATACCGAGGTCCCGGAGATCATCGACAAGCGATGGTACCGTGTTCGGTTCGTTGATCCGCTCGATAGCCCGTTCCTCGCTCATGGCCGCGGCTCGTGGGGTCAACACTTCAACCTACTCCGAAACGCAGAACGGACCGCCACCCGAGTTCGCTCTCAGTCCTGGACCTGGAAGGCGACCTCGAGGGTCGCCTGATACTCGGGCTCGTCGACGTTCTTCAGCTCGACGCCGAACTCGTCGACCTCCGCCCAGTAGACGTTCTCGAGCGTGTTCTGGGCGCGCTCGATCGCGTTGTCGGCGGCGTCGTCGAAACTCTCGGTGCTCGTCCCGATCAGCGTGACCTTCTTGAATACCATAAGCAGGTAGAGGGTTCTACTGCACTCCCCTTAGTTCTGTGGCAACCGGTGCCGGCAGGTGACTTCTCGCCTGCCGGCGGACCGACGGCGACCATTCCGGGAATCGGATCGCTCGAACGAGGACGGAACTGCTCTACTGGGGAACCGCCTCGGTGCTCGCGGCGTCCGCACGGTGGGCCCGCAGGTGGTAGCCGAAGACGACCCAGGCGAGACCGTAGAGCAGCATCGGACCGGCCCACGGGCTGTCAACCCCTCCCATCACGTAGCCGGTGAAGGCGATCGTGAACGGGAGGCCGACGGGTAGCGCGGCGACCAGGAGCCACGCACCGGGCCGGGGGACCGCTAGTTCGTCGTTGCGCAGCATCGAGACGCCGAGGACGAGCGCCCCGATCATCGCGACGAGCAGTCCGAGCAGGAACCCGAGGAATACGATCTCGAAGGCGTAGTTAGCGATGGGGAACGAGAGGGCCGCGACGATCCAGCCGACGGCCATGAGCCCGAACCCTGCCTTTGCGAGGGTGTCGAACCAGTGGCGTTCGCTCAGATGAAGCGCGGGGAGGCCCGCCACGAGGAGGAGCATCGCCGCCGCGAGGAACGGCGCAGCCACCGTCGACTGCTCGACGCTCAGGACGCTGTGCATCGCGACTCCCGAGAGCGCCAGCAATCCGCCGCCGAGCAGCGCGCTGACCGTGCTGATCCGCATCCACCGTTCGTCGCTCACACCCGCCATCCGATTTCGTTGGTACCGAACCATTGTAACTACTCGACTCTCGCTGGATCGACGGCGCCGACTCCGCTAGAATCGCTTCTATACTGGATTTTAACCGTATTAACCGTTCCGGGGTGGATGATAGCACGACGTCGTAGCTCGGAGGCGACTCACCGATCCTCACGGGAGCGTCCGAAGCGGTGGCGGAGCCTGCCGTTCAGCCGCGGCGCCGTGACGAGTTCGCGCCAGCGGTCGGCAGTGCGGATCCCGATCAGGTAGCTGACGGTTCCGAGCACCGTCCCCGCGACGACGTCGGTCGCCCAGTGGATGCCGAGGTACATCGTTGCCGTCACGACGCTGACGCCGAGGACGCTCGCCATGACGAGCCATCGAGGATAGGCTTCGCGGGTGTGCCACGCGAACAGCATCGCGGTCACCGAGAGCGAGGTGTGGAGCGACGGGAAGACGTTCGTGTTCGTGTTGACCGCGCTGGTGAGCAGCCGGGACTGGGGGTAGACGTTGTACATCAGCTGTTCGGCGACGTCGAGGTTACGCGGACCGTAGGCGATGAAGAGCAGGTAACAGACCAGCCCGAGCCCGTAGTTCGCTGCGTAGGCGATCGCGAGCTCGTGGAGCCGACGCTGATCGCTGAGCGCGAGATACGCGAGCAGCGGGAAGACCAGCAGGAAGACGTAGCCGTAGACGTAGATGGACGAGAAATACAGCGTTAGTGCGGGGGTCTCGAACGCCTGGAAGGTGGCGACGAAGTCGCCCTCGATGCGGTAGATGGCGGCCGTTATCTCGAAACCGATGAGCCACGAGAGCTGCTGGGCCGCCCGGCGGGTGAGGCTGTTGAGCACGAGGACCGCGGCGAGCAGCGCGAGCGCCGGGGCGGCGAGGCGCAACCGGGGACGGAGCTCGTTTCTGAGTTCGCGCAGCGCCCGGCGGTCGAGACAGACGACCGAACCGGCGACGAGCAGGACGCTCACGACCACGATCACCGTCGCGAGTACGAGGAGGAGACTCATGTCATGCTCTCACTGCTGTGCTACGAGCTCGTTCTCCTCGTTGTACGTGTAGCCCGCCTCGCGAAACAGCTCGTAGGCGGTCTCCTCGTCGATCGTGGCGGTGCCGCTCTGACCGGCGAACCCCTGTTCGCTGCTGGGTCGCCAGCCGTTCTCTACCGCTGAGCGCGGACCCAGCGGGGAGAGCGCCGGGGTCGCGAAACCGTCGAAGACCTCCGTGCGGAGGTACTCTCGATCGATGAGGCGTCCGACCGCCAGTCGGAACCGGGGGTTGCTGAGCGGCGCGTTCCGGGCGTTGAACCCGACGTGGTAGTGCGCGCTCGTGCTCTCGACCCGCAGCGAGACGTTCGACGCCTGGTCGGCCCGCGGGATCTCGGTCGCCGTCAGGCCGGCGGTGGTCGCGTCGAGGTTGCCGGTCTGCACCAGTTCGATCAGGTTCGCCTGCGAGGGCGAGTAGAGGAACAGGATCCGTTCGTAGGACGGGCCGCCGGCGAACGGCGACAGCACGTCGGCGACCTCCTCGCGCATCAGGAAGTGGTCGTCGAACCGTTCGAGTTCGAGGCGCTCGTCGACGACGGCGTCGGCGTACCGGAGCGCTCCGGAGCCGACCGGCTCGGGGTTGTCCCAGATCAGCGCCTCGGTCACGTTGTTCCGGTCGACGCCGGTGATCGAGGTGAGCTCCGTCTGCTGCTCCCAGACGTGCATGGGGACGATCGGGACGGTCAGCGCCCGTAGGCCGACCTCCTCCCGGGAGGCGACGAGGCTGATCTCGACCTCGCGATTGCCGGTGACCTCGACGCTCTCTACGAGCGAACTCCGACTTCGGAACCGAGGGGCCGGGATGACCGGATCGTCGTCGGTCATCGTCGTGTCCGCGAGGAAGCGATAGGTGAACGCGACGTCCGCCGCGGTGAGCGCCTCGCCGTCGTGCCACGTCAGGCCGTCCCGGAGGTGCAGCCTGATCGTCGGTCCCGAGTCGTCCCACTGCCAGTCCCGGGCCAACCACGGCTCGATCGAACCCTCGATCGGCTGTCCGAGCGGATCGTACAGCAGACCGGTGATGATGCCGCGGTGGCGAAACTCGACTGCGAAGGGGTTCCGGTTCCGGGTGACTCGGCGGTCGGTGATACCCATGTACAGCGTATTGGCCTCGCGAACTCCGTCGCGGCTCGCCTCCTCGTGGGCCTCTAGCGAGAGGTAGCCGAGCGGTCGTTCGAGCGATCGGTATGCCCACCCCGAGTAGCGATCCTCGCGGATCGCCCGGGGCTCGTCGGGGTAGGCGACGACCGAGAGCGGAAGCTCCTCGAGCAACACCCGGCGGAGCTCCTCGAGAAGCGCGATACGGTCGCTCGCGTAACGCTGTTCGGTGAGCAGTTCGTCGACCTCCGAGACGTTCGCGTAGCCGAACGGGTTCTGCCAGCCCTCCTCCTCGATGAACCGCGAGTGGAGGAAGCCGTAGAGGTAGTCGGGATCGAAGAAGCCAGGGTGTTGACCGACGTACAGATCGAAGTCGTGGTTGATCAGGACGTCCCTGAGAAGCTGTTCGGTCGTCACCGGCTGAACGCTGGCGTCGATCCCCGCCCGCTCCAGGTTCTCCGAGAGATGTCGGGCGATCCGGACGGGGATGCCGTCCTCGTCGGTGGGGACCGTCTTCAACGCCAGCGACACCTGTTCGGGGGTATCGCGGTCGACTGACGCCTGGAACTGACCGAGACAGCCGGCATTGCCGGCGGCTACTCCGGCGGCACCGGCGATAAACGTCCGGCGGTCGATCGGTCCCCCTACTGCCGTCACAATAGCGATACGTACTCAGCAGAGCCGTATCAACTTTCCGTCAGCGTCCGTCGTCAGGCGAGCGTCGGCGGCGCACGGACGACGTCGTACTCGTCGTCGTCGACGGAGATGATCGCCCACTCGTAGTCGGGTTCCAGTCGCGTAAGCTGGCGTTCGAGCGTCTCCGCGGTCTCGACGTATGTCACGAAACAACGAAGCGCCCCCGACTCGGGCGTCTCCTCCGGTTCGCCCACCGCACTGACGTGGACTACCTTCCACTCGCGTTCGGCGCGGAACTCGGGACCGTCGCCGGAGACGGTGTAGCCGAGGTCGTTGAAGATCGACCGGGCCTGCTCGACGGGAGGTGTGCTAACAGTACCCATCCGAGTGAGCATACGACGTCTCGGACAATAAAGCTTCGTGCGGTCACTCGTGGGCCGCGTCCCACTCGGTAGGCTTGCGCTGGTTCGGACAGTCGTTGCAGACGACGCGGCCCATCGGGTCCATCGCGATGTCGAGTCCGTCGCAGTTGCCACAGACGTACCCCCAGCGGTTCTGGCGCTTCTCGCTGCGATAGGCGACGTAAAAGGGAGCCTCGGATCCGCGCTCGGCCTCGTCGCGAGCGACGTACAGCGTCCCCTCCGGGGTCGAGATCGTCTCCATACGTCCGACGAGGGACGCCGTCGGCATGAGGATTTCCCGTCCGCTGACGAACGCGTACCGGTTCTTATCCGGTTAGTAACAATGTATGTTCAAGATACATTTTTCATATGAAACGAGAGGAGCGGTCGAGACGGGCCGTACTCGGGATTGGCGCCGCGGCGCTCGCGGGTCTCGCCGGCTGTACCGCCGGGAACAGTGCCGAGGAGACGCTCGGCGACCGGGAGAAGAACGAGCCCGAAGACGCGACGGCGGACGGCGAAACGACCGATGACGGGACGACGGAGGACGACGAGGACGAGGTCGTCGAGCCGCCGGAGGGCGGTGCCGTCGTCTTCGTCTACGACGACGGGCCGCTGGAGGACTACACGCAGGCGTTTCCCGTCCACCAGGAGTTCGACGCGCCCGCGACGACGGGCATCGTCTCCGAGTGGATCGGCCGCGAGGACTACATGGACGCCGGCTGCATGGACGTCGAACATCTAGAAGCGCTGGTCGACGCCGGCTGGGAGATCGCCTCTCACACGGTCGAACACACCGCGGTGGGCAGTTTCGAGCTCGTCGAGAGCGCCGCCCCGGAGGACGGCTCCGTCTACCCGGAGGAGATCCGCCACGGCTACCACCGGGGGAAGGAACTCGAGATCACCGACGACGATCGAACGGTCCGCCGAACCGTCGTCGACTACGGAAGCGACGGCGTCGGCCGGTACATCGAGTTGGACGAGCCGCTCGGCGAGTCGTTCGCCGCGGGCGAGACCGTCGTTCGGTACCCCGCAGACCAGATGCACGCGTCGCTGGGAGAGTCGAAACGCGAACTCGAGCGACTGGGTTTCGAGGTCGATACGCTACTCGCCCCCTACGACAACTTCGACGAGTACTCGATGGAGTTCGTCGGAGAGTACTACGACGGCGTCGCGAACGCGAAACACGGATCGCGGATCAACGACCGGGGGGAGTTCGACCCCTACCGCACCTGTCGGGACTACTTCATCGAGTTCACCAGTCGCGAGTCGGTACGACGGGACCTCGACGAGATCGCCGAGCGCGGCGCGCTGGGCGTCTTCGGCGCACACGCGTTCAAAGAGGAGGTCTCGAGGGAACGCATCCGGGAGACGCTCGAGTGGATCGACGAGCGGGACATCGAGGTGATGACGCTTCGCGAGGCGATCGCGCGCTTCGGCGACCGGCATCGGTCGTGAGACGATCGACGTCTCCGATCCGGGACTACAGCCGCGAGGCGACCGTCCGGCGTGCCGTTTCTCCGCGTCCGGACGCGATCCGCCTCGTGGAGCCGCTGGTCGAATGAAAAGGTTGACCCCGTTGCGCGATCCACGCTCTCGTGATGAGTCGCGTCGTCGTGCCGGTCCGCTACCCTCTCTCCAACCACTCGAAGCGGACGCTCTCGAAAGCGCTCGACGTCGCCGAGGAAGACGGCGCGGATCTGACGATCCTCCACGTGAACCTCTATCAGAACGGCCACCCGATCACACGGGTAGATCTCAAGCAAGCGGTCGAATCGGAGTTCGGACGGCTTCCCTGGGTGCGGTACGTGGTCCGATCGGGGTTCATCGTCGAGGAGACGATCCTCGACGAGATCGCGGCCGAGGACGCGGACGTCGTCGTGATCGGGACGAAGCAGTCCTCGCGGTGGCGGCGCCTGATCAGCCGGCTGATCCGCGATCCCGACGTCGAGTCCTTCCT comes from the Halalkalicoccus sp. CG83 genome and includes:
- a CDS encoding phosphatase PAP2 family protein yields the protein MSLLLVLATVIVVVSVLLVAGSVVCLDRRALRELRNELRPRLRLAAPALALLAAVLVLNSLTRRAAQQLSWLIGFEITAAIYRIEGDFVATFQAFETPALTLYFSSIYVYGYVFLLVFPLLAYLALSDQRRLHELAIAYAANYGLGLVCYLLFIAYGPRNLDVAEQLMYNVYPQSRLLTSAVNTNTNVFPSLHTSLSVTAMLFAWHTREAYPRWLVMASVLGVSVVTATMYLGIHWATDVVAGTVLGTVSYLIGIRTADRWRELVTAPRLNGRLRHRFGRSREDR
- a CDS encoding dodecin, with product MVFKKVTLIGTSTESFDDAADNAIERAQNTLENVYWAEVDEFGVELKNVDEPEYQATLEVAFQVQD
- a CDS encoding polysaccharide deacetylase family protein, translated to MKREERSRRAVLGIGAAALAGLAGCTAGNSAEETLGDREKNEPEDATADGETTDDGTTEDDEDEVVEPPEGGAVVFVYDDGPLEDYTQAFPVHQEFDAPATTGIVSEWIGREDYMDAGCMDVEHLEALVDAGWEIASHTVEHTAVGSFELVESAAPEDGSVYPEEIRHGYHRGKELEITDDDRTVRRTVVDYGSDGVGRYIELDEPLGESFAAGETVVRYPADQMHASLGESKRELERLGFEVDTLLAPYDNFDEYSMEFVGEYYDGVANAKHGSRINDRGEFDPYRTCRDYFIEFTSRESVRRDLDEIAERGALGVFGAHAFKEEVSRERIRETLEWIDERDIEVMTLREAIARFGDRHRS
- a CDS encoding DUF5816 domain-containing protein, with the translated sequence METISTPEGTLYVARDEAERGSEAPFYVAYRSEKRQNRWGYVCGNCDGLDIAMDPMGRVVCNDCPNQRKPTEWDAAHE
- a CDS encoding universal stress protein produces the protein MSRVVVPVRYPLSNHSKRTLSKALDVAEEDGADLTILHVNLYQNGHPITRVDLKQAVESEFGRLPWVRYVVRSGFIVEETILDEIAAEDADVVVIGTKQSSRWRRLISRLIRDPDVESFLRHRLDCTVITVDR
- a CDS encoding aminoglycoside N(3)-acetyltransferase, producing the protein MSEERAIERINEPNTVPSLVDDLRDLGIKDGEMVLVHASLNALGWTCGGPQAVCDALREVVTDSGTLVMPTHTGQYTEPSSWSDPPVPDEWIGTIREGMPVYWPAVTPTRGVGAVPECFRNYPDVIRSRHPEVSFAAWGSEAEAIVADHDFDYGLGEGSPLARIYERGGEILLLGVGHDANTSLHLAEHRAEIPKETVTSSAPVVRSGERVRLEYEDIETSTEDFPKIGTAFEEQVGVVEGRVGAATAKLIDQRELVDFATEWFEANR
- a CDS encoding ABC transporter substrate-binding protein produces the protein MTAVGGPIDRRTFIAGAAGVAAGNAGCLGQFQASVDRDTPEQVSLALKTVPTDEDGIPVRIARHLSENLERAGIDASVQPVTTEQLLRDVLINHDFDLYVGQHPGFFDPDYLYGFLHSRFIEEEGWQNPFGYANVSEVDELLTEQRYASDRIALLEELRRVLLEELPLSVVAYPDEPRAIREDRYSGWAYRSLERPLGYLSLEAHEEASRDGVREANTLYMGITDRRVTRNRNPFAVEFRHRGIITGLLYDPLGQPIEGSIEPWLARDWQWDDSGPTIRLHLRDGLTWHDGEALTAADVAFTYRFLADTTMTDDDPVIPAPRFRSRSSLVESVEVTGNREVEISLVASREEVGLRALTVPIVPMHVWEQQTELTSITGVDRNNVTEALIWDNPEPVGSGALRYADAVVDERLELERFDDHFLMREEVADVLSPFAGGPSYERILFLYSPSQANLIELVQTGNLDATTAGLTATEIPRADQASNVSLRVESTSAHYHVGFNARNAPLSNPRFRLAVGRLIDREYLRTEVFDGFATPALSPLGPRSAVENGWRPSSEQGFAGQSGTATIDEETAYELFREAGYTYNEENELVAQQ
- a CDS encoding DUF7116 family protein; this translates as MGTVSTPPVEQARSIFNDLGYTVSGDGPEFRAEREWKVVHVSAVGEPEETPESGALRCFVTYVETAETLERQLTRLEPDYEWAIISVDDDEYDVVRAPPTLA